AGGGTGGCCACTGCGGGAAGCCGGGGAAGCCAAGGCCGTGCCGACGTCCGAGCCCAGTACCGCCACCTCCCCACCCACTGGAGCCGGGAGCTCGGGGTGGCCTTGGGCTGGCTCTTAGGGGACGGCTATCTGCGGGAGGACGGGGTGGGCTTTTACTTCTCCCGGAAGGACTTCGCCGCCCTCGCTTGGCTTCCCGACCTCCTCCGGGACTGGTTTGGCCCGGGCACCCTCCAGGAAACCCGTTCCAACACCTTTCACCTTCACTTCAACCGTATCCCCGCAGAGTTCTTCCAGGCTCTTGGGGTCAAGGCGATTAGGGCCACGGAGAAGCGGGTCCCAGAAAGCCTCTTCCGCGCCCCCCGGGAAGCGGTGGTGGGCTTCCTCCAAGGGCTCTTCAGCGCCGACGGTTCGGTGCAAATTAATGAAAAAAAGCAGGACGCCACCATCCGTCTAGCTTCCTCTAGCCCAGCCCTCCTTCAGGATGTTCAACTTCTCCTCCTCAACCTGGGGATTCTCGGGAAGATCCACAGGCGCCGAGAAGCCGCTACCAAGGCCTTACCTGACGGTAAGGGTGGTCTCAAACAGTACCCGGTGGCGCCCCAGTACGAGCTCATCTTGGGAGGCGAAAACCGGGATCGGTTCGCCGAGGCCGTAGGCTTCCTGCAAGAGGAAAAGCAGTCCAAGCTCCTGGCCTTCTTGCGTCACCGGCCCCGGGGAAGCTACCGCAAGCCCTTCCTGGCCACGGTAGCCAGCGTGGAACCTGCTGGGGAAGCTCCCGTCTACGACCTTACAGAGCCTGTGACCCACAGCCTCATAGCAAATGGAATCGTTGCCCACAACTGTGGTGAAATCCCCCTCACCGTGGGGGAGCCTTGCGACCTGGGGGCCCTGAACCTCGCCGCCTACGTGCGGGACGGGGAGTTCAGGATGGAGGAGTTCCGCCGGGACGTGCGCACCGCCATCCGCTTCCTGGACAACGTCCTGGACGTGAACCGATTCGCCCTCAAGGACAACGAGGAGGCCGCCAAGAGCCTCCGCCGCCTGGGCCTCGGGGTCATGGGCCTGGCGGACGCCCTCATCCGGATGGGCCTCCCCTACGCCTCCGAGGAGGCCAGGGAAAAGGTCCACGAGATCATCTCCGCCATGCGGGAGGAGGCCATCCGGGCTTCGGAGGGGCTGGCAGAAGAAAGGGGCCCCTTCCCCCTGTACGAGGCGCACCGGGACCACTTCCAGGCCCTGGGGGTCCGCCGCCGGCGCAACGTGGCCCTCCTCACCGTGGCCCCCACGGGGACCACCAGCATGCTCATGGGGGTGTCCTCGGGGATCGAGCCCGTCTTCAGCCCCTTCGTCTGGCGCAGGATCGGCGGGGAGTACAAGCCCCTCCTCCATCCCCTTTTCGTGGAGCTCATGGAGGCCTACCCCCCGGCCCCCGGCTACGAGCGGGACGGGAAGTGGGACTGGGAGAAGATCGTGGAGGAGATCCAAAGGGATGGGCACGGCTCTGTGCAGAACCTCCCCTTCGTCCCCGAGCCCATCCGGAAGGTCTTCCAGTGCGCCCACGACATCCCGCCCTTAGACCACGTCCGGATGCAGGGGGCGGTGCAGCGGGCCTTTGACGCCGAGGGATACGCGGCTAACTCCATCTCAAAAACGATAAATCTTCCAAATAACGCTTCCGTTGAGGACGTGGAGGAAGCCTACGCCGAGGCCTACCGCACGGGGTGCAAGGGGATCACCGTCTACCGGGACGGCTCCCGGGAGTTCCAGGTGCTCACGGTGAGGAGGGAAACGGAGGAGAAGGAGGAGGCTAAGGAGAAGGTAAAGACTTCCCTGGCCAGGGCGGAGGTTTCCCGGGCTTCCCAGGAGCCCTCCTCCCCCCAGGCCGGGAAACCCCTCCACGAGCGCCCGGGCCGCCTCCTAGGCTTCACGGACATGGTCAAGCTCCTCACCCCGGAAGGGGCCAAGCGGAGCTTCCTGGTGACGGTGAACGTCCTAGAGGGGCACCCTGTGGAGGTCATCCTCACCTCAGGCAAGGCCGGGGACGAGGCCAACGCCGACTCCGAGGCCTTGGGCCGGGTGGTCTCCATCGCCCTCCAGTACGGGGTGCCCAAGGAGGCCCTCATCCGCACCCTGAGGGGCATCAACGGCGGGCTTTACGGCACCTACCAGGGGAGGCTCGTGTCCAGCAAGGCCGACCTCATCGCCGTGGCCCTGGAGACGATCCCCGAGGAACTGAAGGGGCGAGGGGCGAGGGGCGAGGGTCAAGGGTCCCAGGCCCCAGAGGCCGAACCCCCTCTCCCCGCCCTCTCCGGAGGCGGGGTGGAGATCCTGGGAGCCAGCCCCTGCCCCGCCTGCGGGGAAAGGGCCTTGGTGCGAGAAGAGGGCTGCTGGAAGTGCCAGGTGTGCGGCTACAGCAAGTGCGGGTAAAGATCTGCGGCCTGACCCGCCTCGAGGACGCCCTCCTGGCGGAATCCCTGGGAGCCTGGGCCCTGGGCTTCGTCCTGGCCCCGGGCTCCCGGAGGCGGGTGAGCCCAGAAGGGGCCCGGGAAATCGCCGAAGCCCTGGGGCCCTTCGTGGTGCGGGTGGGGGTCTTCCGGGACCAAGGCCCGGAAGAGGTCCTCCGCCTCATGGAAAGGGCCCACCTCCAGGTGGCCCAGCTCCACGGGCACGAGCCCCCGGAGTGGGCGGAGCGGGTGGGAGAGTTTTTCCCCGTCATCAAGGCCTTCTCCCTGGAAGGCCCCGCAAGGCCCGAGTGGGCCGACTACCCGGCGAGCGCCCTCCTCCTGGACAGCCGGAATCCGGGAAGCGGCCAGGGCTACCCCCGGGACTGGGCGAGGCCCCTCCTGGAAACGGGCAAGCGGGTCATCCTGGCCGGGGGGATCGGGCCTGGGAACCTAGAGGAGGTCCTGGCCCTAAGCCCCTACGGCGTGGACCTGGCGAGCGGGGTGGAGGAGGCCCCGGGAATCAAGAGCGAGGCCAAGCTAAGGGCCCTTTTCGCCCGTATGATGGGAGGGTGATCGGCAGGCACCACCCCTACCATCCCCATCTCCTGGCCATGCTGGAGGCGGCCCGCCTGGCCCGGGGCATCCACCTCTACTACCTGGAAAAGGGCTTCACCCAGGGCACCAAGTCGGGGCCCACGGACCTGGTGACCCAGGCGGACCGGGAGTCGGAGGAGGCCATCAAGGACCTTCTCCTAAGCCGCTTCCCCGAGGCGGGCTTTTTGGGCGAGGAGGGGGGAAGCGAGGGGAGTAGGGCCCTCCGCTTCATCGTGGACCCCTTGGACGGCACGGTGAACTACGCCCACGGCTTCCCCTTCTACGGGGTGTCCCTGGCCCTCGAGGCCGAGGGGGTCATCCAGGCGGGGGTGGTCATGGACACCGCCCGGGGGGAGGCCTTCTACGCCCTAAGGGGGGAAGGGGCCTACCTGGACGGAAGGCCCATCCGGGTCACGGAAAGGAGCGAGCTTCTAGGAAGCCTCCTGGCCACGGGCTTCCCCTACGACGTGGCCAAGGACCCCGAGAACCTCATCTACTTCGGGCGGGCCCTCAGGCGGGGCCTCCTCGTGCGCCGCCCCGGGGCCGCCGCCCTGGACCTGGCCTATGTGGCCGCGGGCCGGCTGGAGGGCTTCTGGGAGGTGAAGCTGAACCCCTGGGACGTGGCCGCGGGCTGGCTGTTGGTGGAGGAGGCGGGGGGCCGGGTGACGGACCTCGAGGGGAAGCCCTACCGCCTGGGCCACCGCTACATCGTGGCCACCAACGGGAGGGTCCACGAGGCCCTCCTAAGGGTCCTCCTTACCGAGTAAACGCCCCGAAACCCTCACCCACGGCCCTTAACCGGGGTAGGGCGCGAGGCCAAGCCTCCCCCTTAGAGCAACACCATCCCCACCTCCCGCCCCTCGGGGAGGAGGAAGGCCCGGAAGCCGTCGGTGCCGAAGATCACGTAGGGCACCCGCCAGCGGGCCTCCTTGAGGTCCGTGGGGCTGGGGAAGGCCGGGCCCCGGGGATGGGAGTGGTAGATGGCCAGAAGCTCAAGGCCTTCCCTCTCCAGTTCCCTAAGGGCCCTCAGAAGGGCCAGGGGCTCCGCCAGGTAGCCGCTTAGGGGGTTCCGGTGGACGTTGGGCAAGGGGATGACCCTCTCCACCTCCCGCCTCCCCGCCCAAAGCCCCACCCCTTCCTTGGGGAACTCCCGCTTGAGGTGGTCCTCGGTGGCCTGAAGGAGCCCGCGCGGCACGTAGAGCATCCGGGACAATCGCCCCCTTTCTGGCCCTATACTATGGGCACCAAGAGGGAGGGACCATGATCCGAACCGTCACCCTGGTGGGCCACGCGCAAAGCGGCAAAACCACCCTAACGGAAGCCCTTCTCTACAAAACGGGGGCCAAGGACCGCATGGGCCGGGTGGAGGACGGCACCACCACCACGGACTACACCCCCGAGGCCAAGCTCCACCGCACCACGGTGCGCACCGGGATGGCCCCCTTGCGCCATAAGGAGCACCGCATCTTCCTCCTGGACGCCCCGGGCTACGGGGACTTCGTGGGGGAGATAAGGGGGGCCCTCGAGGCCGCCGACGCCGCTTTGGTGGCCGTTTCCGCGGAAAACGGGGTCCAGGTGGGCACGGAGAGGGCCTGGACCGTGGCCGAGCGCCTGGGCCTCCCCCGGATGGTGGTGGTCACCAAGCTGGACCGGGGCGGGGACTACTACGCCCTCCTCGAGGGCCTCCGGAGCACCTTAGGCCCCATCCTCCCCATAGACCTCCCCCTCTACGAGGGGAGCAGGTGGGTGGGGCTCGTTGACGTCTTCCACGGGAAGGCCTACCGCTGCCAAAACGGGGAAGAGGTGGAGGTCCCCATCCCCGAAGGGGAGCGGGAAAGGGCCCTCCGATTCCGGCAGGAGGTCTTGGAGGCCATCGTGGAGACGGACGAAACCCTCCTGGAGAAGTACCTGGAGGGGGAGGAGGTCTCGGGGGAGGCCCTGGAAAAGGCCTTCCACGAGGCGGTGCGGAGGGCCCTCCTCTACCCCGTGGCCCTGGCCTCGGGGCTCACCGGAATCGGGGTCCTGTCCCTTCTGGACCTGATCCTCGAGGCCTTCCCCTCCCCCGAGGAGCGCTTCGGGGACGGCCCCCCTCTGGCCAAGGTCTTCAAGGTCCAGGTGGACCCCTTCATGGGCCAGGTGGCCTACGTGCGCCTCTACCGGGGAAGGCTTAGGCCCGGGGACACCCTCCAGAGCGAAGCGGGGGGGATCCGCCTTCCCCACCTCTACGTCCCCATGGGGAAGGACCTCCTGGAGGTGGAGGAGGCGGAGGCGGGGTTCATCCTGGGCCTCCCCAAGGCGGAGAACCTCCACCGGGGCATGGTCCTCTGGCAGGGGGAGAGGCCCGAGAGCGAGGAGGTCCCCTTCGCCCGCCTCCCCGAGCCCAACGTGCCCGTGGCCATCCACCCCAAGGGGCGCACGGACGAGGCCAAGCTGGGAGAGGCCTTAAGGAAGCTTTTGGAGGAGGACCCCAGCCTCAAGCTGGAGCGCCAGGAGGAGACGGGAGAGATGCTCCTTTGGGGCCATGGGGAGCTCCACCTCACCACCGCCAAGGAGCGCCTAGGGGACTATGGGGTGGAGGTGGGGTTCTCGGTGCCCAAGGTGCCCTACCGGGAAACCATCCGGAAGGTGGCCGAGGGCCAGGGCAAGTACAAGAAGCAGACCGGGGGGCACGGCCAGTACGGGGACGTCTGGCTCCGCCTGGAGCCCGCCCCGGAGTACGGCTTTGAGTGGCGGATCACGGGCGGGGTCATCCCCTCCAAGTACCAGGAGGCCATTGAGGAAGGGATCAAAGAGGCCGCCAAGAAGGGGGTCCTGGCGGGCTACCCGGTCATGGGCTTCAAGGCCATCGTCTACAACGGCTCCTACCACGAGGTGGACTCCAGCGACCTCGCCTTCCAGATCGCCGCCAGCATGGCCTTCAAGAAGGTGATGGAGCAGGCGAACCCTGTCCTCCTGGAACCCATCTACCAGATCAAGGTCCTGGCCCCCCAGGAGCGGGTGGGGGACATCCTCTCCGACCTCCAGGCCCGGCGGGGGCGGATCCTGGGTATGGAGCAGGGGGGGGCCCTGGCGGCGGTGCGGGCCGAGGTCCCCCTTTCCGAGGTCCTGGAGTACTACAAAACCCTCCCCAGCCTCACGGGCGGGGCCGGGGCTTACACCCTGGAGTTCAGCCACTACCAGGAGGTGCCCCCGCACCTGGCCCAGCGGATCGTAGGGGAGCGGAAGGCCCAGGAGGGCTAGGGTGGCCCTGGAAGGCCTCAAGGAGGCCCTGGGCCGGGCCCTCTTCGGCCAGGAGGAGGTCATCGAGGCCCTCCTGGCCACGGCCCTGGCCCGGGGACACGCCCTTCTGGAAGGGGTCCCGGGCCTGGGCAAGACCCTCTTGGCGGAAAGCTTCGCCCGGGCCAGCGGCCTAAGCTACAAGCGCATCCAGTTCACCCCCGACCTCCTGCCCCAGGACCTCACGGGAAGCGAGGTCTTCCGGGAGGGGCGCTTTGAGTTCGTGAAGGGGCCCATCTTCGCCCAGGTGGTCCTGGCGGACGAGGTAAACCGGGCCCCCCCCAAGGTCCAGTCGGCCCTCTTGGAGGCCATGCAGGAAAGGGCGGTGACCGCCGGCGGGGTGCGCCACCCCCTCCCCGAGCCCTTCTTCGTGGTGGCCACCCAGAACCCCCTGGAGCTTGAGGGCACCTACCCCCTCCCCGAGGCCCAGCTGGACCGCTTCGCCGCCCGGATCGTCTTCCGCCCCCCCAGGCGGGAGGTGTGGCTCAGGATCCTCACCGAGGAGCCCGGGGTCCCGGAGCCCCTGGAGGTGGACTTCCCCAGGGCCCAGGAGGAGGCGAGGGGAGTGCGGGTGGCCAAGGAGGCCTTGGAAGCCATCACCCACGTGGCCTTCCTCACCGCCGAAGACCCTAGGCTCCGCATGGGCCTCTCTCCCAGGGGGGCCAAGGCCTGGCTTTCCTTGGCCAAGGCCCTGGCCCACCTCCGGGGCAAGCCCCTGGTGGACTGGAAGGAGCTTAGGGACGCCGCTTTCCTCACCCTGCCCCACCGCCTCTTCCTCACCGAGGAGGCCCTCTACGAGGGGGAGAACCCGGAAGGGGTGCTGAAGGAAGCCTTGAAGAAAGGAGGAATACCGTGAAGTGGGTTCGGTTTTTCCACGAGGTGGGCCTCGAGGACGTCCCCCTGGTGGGGGGCAAGAACGCCTCCTTGGGGGAGATGATCCGGGAGCTCTCCCCTCTAGGGGTTAAGGTCCCCCCCGGCTTCGCCACCACCAGCGAGGCCTACTGGCACTTCCTGGAAGAAAATGGCCTAAAGGAGGCCATCGCCCGGGAGCTTTCCCAACTGGATGTGGAGGATGTCCAGGCCCTCACCCGGGCCAGCCGCCGCATCCGGAACCTCATCCTGAAGGGGGAGTACCCGGAAGACCTCCGGGAGGAGGTTCTCGCCGCCTACCAGCAGCTATCCCAGGAGGCGGGGGAGGAGGCCATCCCCGTGGCCGTGCGGAGTAGCGCCACCGCCGAGGACCTCCCCACCGCCAGCTTCGCCGGCCAGCAGGAGAGCTACCTCCACGTGCAGGGGGAGGAGGACCTCCTCCTCCACGTGAAGCGGGCCCTGGCCAGCCTCTTCACCGCCCGGGCCATCAGCTACCGGGCCCACAGGGGCTTTGACCACCTCAAGGTGGCCCTCTCCGTGGGGGTCCAGCGCATGGTGCGGGCGGACACCGGCGCAAGCGGGGTCATCTTCACCCTGGACCCGGACACGGGGCATAGGGGCTTCGTCTACCTCACCGCCATCTATGGCCTAGGGGAGAACATCGTCCAGGGGCGGGTGGTCCCGGACGGCTACTACGTCCACAAAGAGACCCTGCGCCAGGGCTTCAAGGCCCTGGTCTACCGGAAGCTCGGGGCCAAGGAGCTCATCCTGGCCTACGACCCCAAGGAGGGCCGCCTCAAAAACCGCCCCACGCCCCCTTACCTGAGGAACCGGTTCGCCCTGAAGGACGAGGAGGCCCTTCTCCTCGCCGACTGGTCCCTTCGCATTGAGGACCACTACACCAGGAAGCGGGGCGCCCCCACCCCCATGGACATCGAGTGGGCCAAGGACGGCCCCACGGGGGAGCTCTTCATCCTCCAGGCCCGGCCGGAAACCGTCCACTCGCAAAAGAGCCCCGTCCTCCGGGTGCACCGCCTCCTCGGGCGGGGGGAGGTTCTGGCCGAGGGCCTGGCCGTGGGGGAGGCCATCGCCCAGGGAAGGGCCCGGATCCTCAAGGACCCCAAGGAGATGGACCGCTTCGGGGAGGGGGAGGTCCTGGTCACGGAGACCACCAACCCCGACTGGGAACCCATCATGAAGAAGGCGGCGGCCATCGTCACCGAGCGGGGCGGGCGCACCTCCCATGCGGCCATCGTGGCCCGGGAGCTGGGGGTGCCCGCCATCGTGGGGGCGGTAGGGGCCACGGGGAGCCTCCCCGAGGGGGAGGAGGTCACGGTCTCCTGCGCCGAGGGGGAGGTGGGCAGGGTCTACCGGGGAAGGCTTCCCTATGAGGCGGAGGAGATCCACCCGGAAAGCCTCCCCAGGACCCGCACCCGGATCCTGGTGAACGTGGGCACCCCGGAGGAGGCCCTAAGGGTTAGCCTCCTCCCCACGGAGGGGGTAGGGCTTTTGCGCATGGAGTTCGTCTTCGCCAGTCACGTGCGGGTCCACCCCCTGGCCCTCACCCGTTACGAGACCCTGCCCAAGGAGGTGCGCCGCCAGGTGGACGAGGCCACCGAGGGGTACGGGGACAAGCGGGCCTACTTCGTGGAGTGCCTCGCCGAGGGCATCGCCCTCATCGCCGCCGCCTTCTACCCCAGGCCCGTTCTCCTCCGCTTCTCCGACTTCAAGACCAACGAGTACGCCCGCCTCATCGGGGGGCACCTCTTTGAGCCCAAGGAGGAGAACCCCATGCTGGGCTGGCGGGGGGCGAGCCGCTACTACCACCCCGACTACAAGGAGGGCTTCTTGCTAGAGGTGGCGGCGGTCAAGCGGGTACGGGAGACGCTGGGCCTCAAGAACCTCATGGTCATGGTGCCCTTCTGCCGCACGCCCGAGGAGGGGGAGAAGGTCCTAGGGGTCATGGCGGAAGGGGGGCTCAGGCGGGGAGAAGATGGGCTCCAGGTCTACGTGATGGCCGAGATCCCTTCTAACGTCCTCGAGGCCGAGGCCTTCGCCGAGCTCTTCGATGGCTTCTCCATCGGCTCCAACGACCTCACCCAGCTGGCCCTTGGCCTGGACCGGGACTCGGAGCGGGTGGCCCACCTCTTTGACGAGCGGCGGGAGACGGTGAAGGCCCTCTGCGCCCTGCTCCTGGAGAAGGCCCACGCCAAGGGGAGGCCGGTGGGCATCTGCGGCCAGGCCCCCTCCGACTACCCCGAGTTCGCCGCCTTCTTGGTGGAGAGGGGCATTGACTCCCTAAGCCTCAACCCCGACGCCCTCCTGCGCACGGTGAAGAAGGTGGCGGAGATAGAAAGCGCCCTCTCCCGGCATCCTGAGGCGTAGCGCACAAGCCCCTTAACGCCTCAAGCCCCGCCCTTGGGGTGCCCCCCTGGTCCCTTTCGGGAGCCTGGCCCCTAAGGTCTGGCCCGCCCTCCTGGTCTCTGGCCCCACCGCCGCCCTGGGCCCGGTCTAGGGCTTGGCCCCTCTCGGGGTGGGGTTCCGCCTCCTCCTCAAGGCCCCCGGTGGCCCTACACCCCGGTCCACCTGGGACCGGGACCGGGCCGGCTTTCCGTCCTCTTCCTACCCAAGGTGCCGAGCCCCTACGCCTAACTTTCTCATGAGAAAGTGAGATACCATGGGAGTATGGAACCCCCCCTGATCCTGATCGTGGAGGACGAGAAGGACATCGCCCGCTTTATAGAGCTGGAGCTGCAGGCGGAGGGCTACCACACCGAGGTAGCCTACGATGGCATCACCGGGCTTTCCAAGTTTCGGGAGGTGAACCCCAACCTGGTCATCCTGGACCTCATGCTCCCGGTGATGGACGGGATTGAGGTGGCCAGGCGCATCCGCAAGACCTCCAACGTGCCCATCCTCATCCTCACCGCCAAGGACCGCGTTGAGGACAAGGTCCTGGGCCTGGACGCCGGGGCCGACGACTACCTGGTGAAGCCCTTCTCCATTGAGGAGCTCTTGGCCCGGGTCAGGGCCCACCTGCGCCGGGTGACCCCGGCCATCACCGGGGAGATCCGGGTGGCGGACCTCATCATCAACTTGGAGGGCCGGGAGGTCTTCCGTGGTGGCCGTCGGGTGGAGCTTTCCAACAAGGAGTTTGAGCTCCTGGAGCTCCTCGCCAAGAGCCCGGGCAAGGTCTTCACCCGCTACGAGATCGAGGAGAAGGTCTGGCCCGGCTACCAGGGCGGAAGCAACGTGGTGGACGTCTACATCGGCTACCTGCGCAAGAAGCTGGAGGTGGGTGGGGAGCGCCGCCTGATCCACACCGTGCGGGGCGTGGGGTACGTCTTAAGGGAGGACTAGGGCCCTGAGCCTGAGAAGCCGCATCACCCTCCTCACCGCAGGGCTCCTCCTCGCCACCCTCCTCCTCTTGGGCTTCGCCTTGGAGGGGCTTCTTAGGAGCTTCCTCTACCGCAACCTGCGGGCGGAGCTTTTGGAGGCCGGCAACCAGGTGGTCCGCCTCCTCAACCTGGGGGGGCAGGCCTTTCTGGAGGCTGGCCTTCCCCCGAGCCTCTACGCCGAGGTGCAGCTGGTGCTAGAGGAAGACCCCGCCCTCCTGGCCACGGAGGGGGGGATAAGCCTGCAGAAGAGCCCCGCCTTGGGAAACCAGCGCCTCCTCCTCCAGGAAGCGGACTACCAGGCCCTCCTGAAGGCGGGCGAGGTCTGGGCGACAGCGGAGCTTCCCCGGGAGGGCCCGCCCCTGCGCCTTTTAGTCTACGGCCGGGCGGTGGGGGTGGACCTAGGGGGGACGGTCTGGAAGGGGGTTCTCCTGGTAGGAAGGCCCACGGAGGACCTCGAGGCCACCCTGGGCCAGTTCGTCCGTATCTACGCGGGCACGGCCCTCCTCGTCCTCCTCGTCGCCCTCCTCCTGGCCCGAAGCCTGGTGGCCCGGGCCCTGGAGCCCTTAGAGTGGCTCGCCCGCCGGGCCGAGGCCATGCCCGACCGGCCTGAGCCCCTCCCCGAGCCCGAGGGGAAGGACGAGGTGGCCGCCTTGGTCAAGGCCCTGAACGGGATGATCGCCCGCATGCAGAAGGCCCTGGAGACCCAGACCCGCTTCCTCCAGGACGCCTCCCACGAGCTCAGGACCCCCGTCACCGCCATCCTGGGCCACGTGGGCTACCTCCTCCGGCGCACCCCCCTCGCGGAGGCCCAAAGGGAGAGCCTGGGGATCGTGAAGCGGGAGGCGGAGCGCATGGGCAAGCTGGTCTCGGACCTCCTGGACCTTTCCCAAAGCGGCACCTGGAGCATCGTACCTGCGCCCGTGCAGGTCCTGGACCTCCTGGAGGAGGTGAAGGAGGAGTTCGCCAAGAGCTTTGAGGGGGAGATCCTGGTGGAGGCCCCGGAGGGGCTTTACGTGCGGGGGGACCCCGACCGCCTCCACCAGGTCCTGGCCAACCTGGTCTCCAACGCCCTCAAGGCGGGGGCCAAGCGGGTGTGGCTTCGGGCCTTTGACCTGGGGGACAAGGCGGTGGTCCGAGTGGAGGACAACGGGGAAGGGATTCCGCCGGAGCACCTCCCCCACCTCTTTGAGCGCTTCTACCGGGTGGACAAGGCCCGGGACCGGGAACGGGGGGGGTCGGGCCTTGGCCTTGCCATCGTGAAGGCCATCCTCGAGGCCCACGGGGGCGAGATCTGGGTGGAAAGCCAGGTGGGCCAGGGGACGGCCTTCAGCTTTTCCCTCCCCGCAAGCGGGCCACCGCCTCCTCCACGCTGATCTCTCCCCGCCTTAGGGCCTCCAGGACCTGGAGGCGGTCCTCCCCCTCCTCCGCCTCGTAGCCCAAGGCCTTCAGGAGGGCATCCAGCCTGGCCCGCACCGTGGGGTAGGAGACCCCCAGGATCCGCTCCACCTCCTTGAGGTTCCCCCTGGTCTTCACAAAGAGCCTGAGGAAGTCCAGGTGCTCCTTGGGCAAGAGGGCGAACTCGTTGGGGAGGAAGCGGCCCGAGACCTCGGTGCCGCAGGCCTCGCAGTAAAGGGTCTTCACGGAAAGGGGCCCCTCGCAGGCGGGGCAGCGCACGGGCATGGGCTTCCTCACCATAGTCCCACCTTCACCCTCACGCCCTTGGCCTCCAGGAGGAGGAGGGGCAAGGGGGGAAGCCCCCGGAGGGCGAAAACCTCGAGGAGAGGTACCCTAGGCCCTGGCCTTCCCCGAAGGAGCCCCCGGGTCTCCCAGAGGAAGAGGAGGAGGAGAAGCCCCCACTCCAGGAGGAAGAGGGGAAGGGCCAGGTAGAGGGGAAAGGGCCATGGACCCCGCACCGCCAGGTAGAGGAACCGGGGCCTGAGGGGCGGCCTCACACCACCTCCACCAGGATCCTGACGGGCCCCTCCTCCTCCGCCTCTATCTCCACCAGCTTCCCCTCGGGCACCCCCTCCTTGAGGAGGGCCAGGAGGTCCTTGAGGTTCACCCCCTGGCGGCCCAGGGTGAGCTTGGCCTCCTCGGGGAGGAAGGACTCTAGGAGGGAGGCCAGAGCCAGGGGGAGGTTCAGGTGGACCTTCACGGGCCGCCCCTTCTCCTCCGCTTCCACCCGAACCTTGAGGAGCCGGGCGGGGGGCTTGGACCCTGGCCTGGCCCCTTCCAGGGCCGAAAGGAGGTCCATGGCCTCCTCTACCCCGATGCTTCCCGCCTGCAACATCTCCAGCACGCGCCTTTTCTCTTCCATCTCATACCCTTTCTTCCTGCCTGCCAGCTCAGAAAAGCCTCCCGGGAGCCTTCTTTCGGGGCCCCCATGCTGGCTTGGGCCAGCATGGGTGGTATCACGCCTCCACTTCCAGGTTGCTGGCGAAGGCCCTCACCCTAAGGGCCCCCTGCCCCTCCCCCAGCCGGTACCCGCCCGGCACCCGGGCCAAGGCCTCCCCGATCTCCACCCCGGAAAGCCGGGCTTCCACCTCCAGAACCAGGTCCGAGCCGGGGAGGAGGCGGAGCTCGGCGTTGGCCGCTTTGAGGTCCAGCCGGTGGCTCCCTT
The genomic region above belongs to Thermus sediminis and contains:
- a CDS encoding elongation factor G; the protein is MIRTVTLVGHAQSGKTTLTEALLYKTGAKDRMGRVEDGTTTTDYTPEAKLHRTTVRTGMAPLRHKEHRIFLLDAPGYGDFVGEIRGALEAADAALVAVSAENGVQVGTERAWTVAERLGLPRMVVVTKLDRGGDYYALLEGLRSTLGPILPIDLPLYEGSRWVGLVDVFHGKAYRCQNGEEVEVPIPEGERERALRFRQEVLEAIVETDETLLEKYLEGEEVSGEALEKAFHEAVRRALLYPVALASGLTGIGVLSLLDLILEAFPSPEERFGDGPPLAKVFKVQVDPFMGQVAYVRLYRGRLRPGDTLQSEAGGIRLPHLYVPMGKDLLEVEEAEAGFILGLPKAENLHRGMVLWQGERPESEEVPFARLPEPNVPVAIHPKGRTDEAKLGEALRKLLEEDPSLKLERQEETGEMLLWGHGELHLTTAKERLGDYGVEVGFSVPKVPYRETIRKVAEGQGKYKKQTGGHGQYGDVWLRLEPAPEYGFEWRITGGVIPSKYQEAIEEGIKEAAKKGVLAGYPVMGFKAIVYNGSYHEVDSSDLAFQIAASMAFKKVMEQANPVLLEPIYQIKVLAPQERVGDILSDLQARRGRILGMEQGGALAAVRAEVPLSEVLEYYKTLPSLTGGAGAYTLEFSHYQEVPPHLAQRIVGERKAQEG
- a CDS encoding LAGLIDADG family homing endonuclease; protein product: MECSFFDEHAQAIAKRQYLQPGDGDILGMFRRVAREIAKPEKPGERAFWEEKFYELMASKRFSPGGRILAGAGTAHGNLLNCFVQGATENPPESFEGIMEVAKKLALVTKVGGGNGVNLDPYRSKGSRRRRPVQGVAYLSAQHKDLEDFLRGLMRPPTNPEGEKEEIALKNFTRVVYGPLSPEMRALAERHGVLVVKEPPEERILVPDDMGGIVEAAREAADLARKGLTAHVDFSLLRPEGAPIRGSGGTSSGPVSFLYEIFDHFLEWAALGAEEAGPVATLRYVYAPVLRVVRQGGTRRGAGMATLAIDHPDLLDFLTAKDLDREKAEGDISTFNISVLVTEAFMRALEGDELWPVTPVEVPGKYYPYPLESPYTGKIPKLPEREDGAKPIPLYGGRVPAKWLWHEIAWHAWATGEPGLLFVDRINELSALKGLGERYQIRSTNPCFVGSTRIPTERGLLPIEELAREGGSFYLVTDNRAPFGGVGAPVSTQGTAVRKAVRAFFTGVKPVVRLRTREGLEVTLTPDHLLLTPEGYREAGTLRPGEKILVQSGEGLFPKEESLPAPALAVVQERVATAGSRGSQGRADVRAQYRHLPTHWSRELGVALGWLLGDGYLREDGVGFYFSRKDFAALAWLPDLLRDWFGPGTLQETRSNTFHLHFNRIPAEFFQALGVKAIRATEKRVPESLFRAPREAVVGFLQGLFSADGSVQINEKKQDATIRLASSSPALLQDVQLLLLNLGILGKIHRRREAATKALPDGKGGLKQYPVAPQYELILGGENRDRFAEAVGFLQEEKQSKLLAFLRHRPRGSYRKPFLATVASVEPAGEAPVYDLTEPVTHSLIANGIVAHNCGEIPLTVGEPCDLGALNLAAYVRDGEFRMEEFRRDVRTAIRFLDNVLDVNRFALKDNEEAAKSLRRLGLGVMGLADALIRMGLPYASEEAREKVHEIISAMREEAIRASEGLAEERGPFPLYEAHRDHFQALGVRRRRNVALLTVAPTGTTSMLMGVSSGIEPVFSPFVWRRIGGEYKPLLHPLFVELMEAYPPAPGYERDGKWDWEKIVEEIQRDGHGSVQNLPFVPEPIRKVFQCAHDIPPLDHVRMQGAVQRAFDAEGYAANSISKTINLPNNASVEDVEEAYAEAYRTGCKGITVYRDGSREFQVLTVRRETEEKEEAKEKVKTSLARAEVSRASQEPSSPQAGKPLHERPGRLLGFTDMVKLLTPEGAKRSFLVTVNVLEGHPVEVILTSGKAGDEANADSEALGRVVSIALQYGVPKEALIRTLRGINGGLYGTYQGRLVSSKADLIAVALETIPEELKGRGARGEGQGSQAPEAEPPLPALSGGGVEILGASPCPACGERALVREEGCWKCQVCGYSKCG
- a CDS encoding phosphoribosylanthranilate isomerase; protein product: MRVKICGLTRLEDALLAESLGAWALGFVLAPGSRRRVSPEGAREIAEALGPFVVRVGVFRDQGPEEVLRLMERAHLQVAQLHGHEPPEWAERVGEFFPVIKAFSLEGPARPEWADYPASALLLDSRNPGSGQGYPRDWARPLLETGKRVILAGGIGPGNLEEVLALSPYGVDLASGVEEAPGIKSEAKLRALFARMMGG
- a CDS encoding Mov34/MPN/PAD-1 family protein, producing the protein MLYVPRGLLQATEDHLKREFPKEGVGLWAGRREVERVIPLPNVHRNPLSGYLAEPLALLRALRELEREGLELLAIYHSHPRGPAFPSPTDLKEARWRVPYVIFGTDGFRAFLLPEGREVGMVLL
- a CDS encoding inositol monophosphatase family protein, which codes for MIGRHHPYHPHLLAMLEAARLARGIHLYYLEKGFTQGTKSGPTDLVTQADRESEEAIKDLLLSRFPEAGFLGEEGGSEGSRALRFIVDPLDGTVNYAHGFPFYGVSLALEAEGVIQAGVVMDTARGEAFYALRGEGAYLDGRPIRVTERSELLGSLLATGFPYDVAKDPENLIYFGRALRRGLLVRRPGAAALDLAYVAAGRLEGFWEVKLNPWDVAAGWLLVEEAGGRVTDLEGKPYRLGHRYIVATNGRVHEALLRVLLTE